One window from the genome of Podospora pseudocomata strain CBS 415.72m chromosome 6, whole genome shotgun sequence encodes:
- a CDS encoding hypothetical protein (EggNog:ENOG503P1RI; COG:S): MSASDSLPVYDGPKCRICCDLMPNRQIPLPNGKWVDVQKQGKITLSLAVWLSDVYESAKTCVNCKVMIEALECFEGKDPRLEDDMFTVDGRVGTSLKLEYNLADDEYLRFIEVFSDTESESCLGRATFIEADINPRKAAEIAKRRLRECVDSHDECRMGRRGFIPTRVVDVGTGDGLPRLVETTEDMKDTDYVALSYCWGLAQSLTTTKATLPNRLEGIPWEDIPKTLHEAIEFVQHLGLSYIWIDALCIIQDDGLDWEKEAAQMKNVYENALFTLSATSAPDVATGCFLARNNPVHELHSAKPQHTYYARRPCFDTHSKLFSYSVDTEIEMDNYPAMTRGWIYQERLLSQRILYCAYDELIWECRNTITCECNPTSLHRHHGGNAIVSYKRQMGHLSDPTQFNKNNSSCFPIIDLWLSLVQSYSQRVFTKYTDRLIALSGIAQKFQPLNIGNYYAGIWSSEIHHQLAWTRDANPKALRVKEAARIPGSPSWSWCSINQPCVFDDVMNPPRISTRLTALNYKAELSSPDPTGPVSYARLTLSGPCVEAKIVLGPPVEQNPSSPLKAYISLCNKQYLITPDIPQWHNAPQSADSLAASDEVSCLEIYITKKGFKDNVNVNPDSPWDDPEHPDQYYNYRFPWLVLKWSPLHDAYRRVGIVNFANRPSFDQEEQAPGEMMRHAAMRVVDIV, encoded by the exons ATGTCGGCCTCAGACTCATTACCGGTTTACGATGGGCCAAAATGCCGCATTTGTTGCGATTTAATGCCCAACAGACAGATTCCCCTGCCCAACGGCAAATGGGTCGATGTCCAGAAACAGGGGAAAATAACGCTTTCCCTGGCTGTCTGGTTAAGTGATGTTTACGAATCGGCCAAGACGTGCGTCAATTGTAAGGTCATGATTGAAGCATTGGAATGTTTTGAAGGAAAGGACCCAAGGTTGGAGGATGATATGTTTACTGTTGATGGCCGGGTTGGGACGTCGCTCAAGCTCGAGTACAATCTCGCTGATGACGAATATTTGAGGTTTATTGAAGTATTCTCTGATACTG AATCGGAGAGTTGTCTGGGTAGGGCGACGTTTATAGAGGCTGATATTAACCCGaggaaggcggcggagatTGCGAAAAGACGATTGAGGGAGTGTGTTGATTCTCATGATGAGTGtaggatggggaggaggggattcATTCCTACGAGGGTTGTGGATGTTGGTACTGGGGATGGTCTGCCGCGGTTAGTTGAGACCACGGAGGATATGAAAGACACTGACTACGTTGCTTTGAGTTATTGTTGGGGGTTGGCCCAGTCCCTTACAACGACCAAAGCGACATTGCCAAACAGGCTTGAGGGTATTCCGTGGGAAGATATACCCAAGACCCTGCACGAGGCGATCGAATTTGTACAACACCTGGGCCTATCGTATATATGGATTGATGCCCTCTGCATCATCCAGGACGATGGTTTAGattgggagaaggaggcagcTCAGATGAAAAACGTCTACGAGAACGCCTTGTTCACGCTCTCTGCCACGTCTGCCCCCGATGTTGCTACCGGTTGCTTCCTAGCCCGAAATAATCCCGTTCACGAACTGCACTCGGCGAAGCCGCAGCATACCTACTACGCTCGTCGTCCCTGTTTTGATACCCACAGCAAGCTTTTCTCCTACTCCGTCGACACCGAGATTGAAATGGACAACTATCCCGCTATGACACGGGGTTGGATCTATCAAGAGCGTCTTCTCTCGCAACGAATCCTCTATTGCGCCTATGATGAGTTGATCTGGGAGTGCCGGAATACGATCACATGCGAGTGTAACCCGACAAGCCTTCATCGTCACCACGGAGGCAACGCCATCGTTAGCTACAAGCGTCAAATGGGACACCTCTCCGATCCTACACAGTTCAACAAAAACAACTCCTCTTGTTTCCCTATCATCGATCTGTGGCTCAGCCTCGTGCAGAGCTACTCCCAGAGAGTCTTCACAAAATATACCGACCGTCTCATTGCTCTTTCTGGTATCGCTCAGAAATTCCAGCCTCTCAACATAGGGAATTACTACGCGGGCATCTGGTCTTCGgaaatccaccaccaactaGCCTGGACTCGCGATGCCAACCCCAAGGCATTACGCGTCAAGGAAGCGGCCCGAATCCCTGGTTCTCCTTCCTGGTCCTGGTGTTCCATCAACCAACCCTGCGTATTCGACGACGTCATGAACCCTCCCCGCATCAGCACCCGTCTCACAGCCCTAAACTACAAAGCCGAGCTCTCCAGCCCCGATCCCACCGGCCCAGTCTCATATGCCCGGCTGACCCTCTCCGGCCCCTGCGTCGAAGCAAAAATCGTCCTCGGCCCTCCCGTAGAACAGAACCCCAGCAGCCCCCTCAAAGCATACATCTCCCTCTGCAACAAACAATATCTCATAACGCCCGACATCCCCCAATGGCACAACGCCCCTCAGTCAGCCGACTCCTTAGCTGCCTCAGACGAAGTCTCCTGCCTAGAAATCTACATCACCAAAAAGGGGTTCAAGGACAACGTAAACGTCAACCCTGACTCTCCATGGGACGACCCAGAGCACCCGGATCAATACTACAATTACCGATTCCCATGGCTGGTTCTCAAATGGTCACCCCTCCATGATGCGTACCGCCGTGTGGGGATCGTCAACTTTGCAAATCGACCTTCGTTTGAccaggaggagcaggcgcccggggagatgatgaggcaTGCGGCGATGAGGGTCGTGGATATTGTTTAA
- the TAO3 gene encoding Cell morphogenesis protein PAG1 (BUSCO:EOG092601YK; EggNog:ENOG503NYAG; COG:S) produces the protein MQEVTSEKWAPSQTTLPDHEPLKFSPRAVTRLDEEDEDWQRTLRPAVLEPRSVAHSRESSLDKFQRTHPHVPPPRGALGGVIERVVDPRAASYGHHRQTSIVHGIGIHHSRNGSLASSSSSPLSPQMIAAAGAGLTPDRTDMHIQAFSRTEGDTGPGSRPVTALSNATTAVLNPGPGYPERTSSATDMSGAPAPTRGTLERMHSGSGRSRRDHSHHHSHSSRASKDEQKTVGEYALHVLFTSFIAQAEEKLNECITVPFEPEPNVEQICGPGADPAFDQLIVALGHISKQKPKPLIDSMMLWRKSKSEAAGEARGQLHQHARINPAPHPGLLQRRNTEPVQPMSAQGGPEAGGQMGLAARQDFVAQAERRSTVSIYVLCRVLLEVMSQSTLASITPEMEEKLESIIFGQLKMSETEQLMLSPLKLANWNLFAQLLGVMSDIDFNSVTARFVTDLDRSLQELAARSPHVESRLELVLGGMKHLRIKTSPAAAWDQSCDFMASLGKLFGRSKGGRVKSAFCQVLEMLMLPIAAEANNSDIAHPKWAEVLSTICPRLAEIMAKPRHWIYAFPLTATMLCVSPPETFVSQWNQLIYPLPPKLKDRETRPICMQVVSRLVWTYLYRTTESNNGPTKRLDDVMRTVLPNPKKPYSATDTAVIEPLIQIIRFVGYKHPEHCFKTIIFPLISADLFEKKDRELRIEQLDPDRMVVGIRAFLTVMADLEKGDKGKPPFPQTYAHTHAHEVMTPTSPVLQSPVGAPTVPPAALSAGEQLSKPVMISSLTREVRANYNKFCEILNKITIICDNTFGGQAALDEKFERFNSPGPKTPITETFNFSRRDDHSNPQDQKQAFYELLHVAVQAIPRCLSPDIPIPFNTLINLLCTGTAHVQSNIAESSARSLKAIARQSHAHQVTMGFARFIFNFDDRYSTMSDGGMLGPGHIEKTLMLYIELLHIWIEEIKQKTREATTENGEPTGDKRGIKLDLSSVWAEVDQVEAHGLFFLCSQSRRVRYHAVNVLRLIREFDGVLRKPGGGGQETQRLIDILENDSMQVMNFNDEQLSVAERSRQQRGMQTNSQGALIELCTSDMSYDTTLWFKIFPNFIRIAFDKCPFTITLTRDLVCERILQLYKVITVLSEPSRGLHYNDINSARLTAKTPTSQQEGVVEQWKLYLVFACTTLADPGSGPNGASNGQHGRKGSTAAEKIGSARTLFKYLNPLLSVSSASIREAVVIAMGSINVHIYRTLLEELQGHVGRCNDDARQRIHQRTNSSPRRNRKMDILRTEITHVYKLTSHFLKQQEVYQDEWILNNLVGYARDLKIFLMDGEVQMDWEFQKLRRHYCGLMEELFEGINRTDDPSRWMTFEARKSAFALMEDWCGFSPNQPQIRQREDNMRKSVIDQKAVGERGTVTAAMEIEKRNLRTAALSAMASLCGGPISLTTDGSSSRQFDVRRMLAWIEAIFNSGSDRMNVIGRRALKNLIVHNQEFVYLLEHCISRCYLAEVPKVLESYFTVVTEVILEHPENPCPFWKLLGLCLFMLGNDQSKIRSKAAHLLRALEERQPQPKSSKLQDFDISISDKTKAVYKLAQFEISKRLAKRHTELAFHIFSEFTFYFKEQQGSAQRNIVAVILPWVQSVELKVDPNGGPIAQSYVLLANLLELTIKSSAALHNEVQALWQALATGPHPGNVRLILDFIMSLCLERREQNFVEYAKQIVVFLASTSITPGNKVVEFLLSQITPKTMVPNEKREASPPPPDNIEKLPYYADLAVVLPVGTKQAGFSLGQLSLILLVDLMVAPVSLTAENVPNLLQVVTVLWDHYTPLVQEQAREMLVHLIHELVISQLDDDAPVETRKSIEDLIDAIRRHDRSVVWGYEDSNGKVNEHDNKVPPSMEYLTTEVVKTFELTFPGIKDQWGRLSLTWATSCPVRHLACRSFQIFRCILTSLDQHMLGDMLARLSNTIADEDMEIQSFSMEILTTFKTLIVKLDAEKLLALPQLFWTTCACLESINECEFLEAAEILNEFLDKLDFGSANVRRLLYDGQPSKWDGPFEGLQPLLYKGLRSSTCLDSTLRTLERLVQLPSDALIGDDTRLFFTIIANLPRLLNVIDQKILEEEVVQTANSLMSVAYERDLRSIALVLDKYLANMYSSGEDFVSQMLAALQDYFLPALDFHMIAMLMGFLTNATAWVKIKTMRILRVIIPEVDMRKPEIASHGSDMISPLLRLLQTEYCMEALEVLDNIMTMSGSTMDKQHLRMSMTRPTSKAVRKEYERTQSLFGIPETSGWAVPMPAKKTDSTRANIHAAFYMCQSIEGIAAEPTPTPEVEFHNDEFPYGYFSTSDRADTMMSDDIRDNPPMGDLVSKLDSLDDFFDDLSTSPPSDGRSSRTVTEFSPDAFESDAQLYDEQILPILHQASSNTSSMSFQNGFADRPSFVLPTNGLVAANTMTPGAFSVTMTGTGGGPGPANITPPSAILRPGLHARSVTSPSAPYHHQLDFASDDEHDTPQQQNFVEDVFSDGDDERPTTDGGNGNSSPFFLESMIRKGGLRGRLRGVGTGGARERLPSVQGVSPRSQQQSRAPSAMGGEGFEGAREQGMVLQQRLQMGSFGGQGFGNRELL, from the exons ATGCAAGAAGTGACGTCTGAAAAATGG GCTCCGTCTCAAACGACGTTGCCTGACCACGAGCCACTGAAGTTCTCGCCCCGCGCCGTCACCAGACtagatgaggaggacgaagactGGCAGAGAACCTTACGGCCCGCCGTCCTTGAACCGAGGAGCGTTGCGCATTCCCGAGAATCGTCCCTCGACAAGTTTCAACGCACCCACCCACATGTGCCGCCGCCTCGGGGTGCCCTGGGAGGCGTTATTGAGCGAGTTGTTGATCCCAGAGCTGCCTCGTACGGCCATCACCGGCAGACCTCGATTGTTCATGGCATAGGAATCCATCACTCGAGGAACGGCAGCCTTGCCAGCTCTTCCTCGAGCCCTCTCAGTCCGCAGATGATTGCTGCCGCTGGCGCAGGTCTCACACCTGATAGGACGGATATGCATATTCAAGCCTTCTCACGGACGGAGGGTGATACCGGGCCAGGATCACGCCCTGTTACTGCTCTCTCCAATGCTACGACAGCGGTCCTGAACCCGGGGCCTGGTTATCCCGAAAGAACTTCATCGGCAACTGATATGTCAGGCGCCCCAGCACCAACCAGGGGAACTCTGGAGAGAATGCACAGTGGCAGTGGGCGGTCACGCCGTGatcattctcatcatcattcgCATTCATCACGGGCCTCCAAGGATGAGCAAAAGACCGTGGGGGAATACGCGCTCCATGTGCTTTTCACCTCGTTCATTGCCCAGGCAGAAGAAAAGCTGAACGAGTGTATAACGGTCCCGTTCGAACCGGAGCCGAATGTCGAACAGATCTGCGGGCCAGGGGCGGACCCTGCGTTTGACCAACTCATTGTAGCTCTTGGGCACATCTCCAAGCAGAAGCCAAAGCCATTGATCGATAGTATGATGCTGTGGCGCAAGAGCAAGAGCGAAGCGGCCGGCGAAGCCCGAGGACAGCTACACCAGCATGCTCGTATCAATCCTGCACCCCATCCTGGACTATTACAACGACGTAACACGGAACCTGTACAGCCCATGTCCGCACAAGGTGGCCCGGAAGCTGGTGGGCAGATGGGTCTGGCAGCCAGGCAGGATTTCGTCGCACAGGCAGAGCGCCGGTCGACAGTTTCCATCTATGTGCTCTGCCGGGTTCTCCTTGAGGTCATGTCACAAAGCACGCTGGCCTCCATCACGCCGGAaatggaggagaagctggaatCGATCATTTTCGGCCAGTTGAAGATGTCAGAGACAGAGCAGCTGATGCTGTCGCCTCTGAAACTGGCCAACTGGAATTTGTTCGCTCAGCTCCTTGGTGTCATGAGCGACATCGACTTCAACAGCGTGACTGCCCGATTCGTCACCGACTTGGATCGCTCACTGCAAGAGTTGGCGGCTAGAAGCCCCCATGTCGAAAGCAGACTAGAGCTTGTTCTGGGCGGCATGAAGCATCTCCGCATCAAAACTTCACCGGCGGCAGCGTGGGATCAATCCTGCGACTTCATGGCATCTCTTGGCAAGCTGTTTGGTCGGTCCAAAGGTGGCAGGGTCAAATCGGCCTTCTGCCAGGTCCTCGAGATGCTCATGCTGCCCATTGCAGCTGAAGCAAACAACAGTGATATTGCTCACCCAAAGTGGGCCGAGGTTCTCTCCACCATCTGTCCTCGTCTGGCAGAAATCATGGCCAAGCCACGGCACTGGATCTACGCCTTTCCCCTGACTGCCACTATGCTCTGCGTCTCCCCCCCAGAAACTTTTGTCAGCCAATGGAACCAGCTGATCTACCCGTTGCCACCCAAACTCAAGGACCGAGAGACTAGGCCAATATGCATGCAGGTCGTTTCTAGACTCGTGTGGACATACCTCTACCGCACAACAGAGAGCAATAACGGGCCTACAAAAAGGTTGGATGATGTGATGAGGACGGTGCTTCCGAATCCCAAGAAGCCTTACAGTGCGACAGACACCGCCGTTATTGAGCCTCTGATACAGATCATTAGATTTGTTGGATATAAACACCCCGAACACTGTTTCAAGACTATCATCTTCCCCTTGATCAGTGCTGATCTATTCGAGAAAAAGGACAGGGAACTCAGAATCGAACAACTGGATCCTGACCGGATGGTTGTGGGAATCCGGGCTTTTCTTACTGTTATGGCGGACTTGGAGAAGGGCGACAAGGGCAAACCGCCATTTCCGCAGACATACGCTCATACTCATGCTCATGAAGTGATgacaccaacctcgccagtACTGCAATCGCCCGTGGGCGCTCCAACAGTTCCCCCAGCGGCGTTGTCTGCTGGAGAGCAGCTCTCTAAGCCAGTCATGATTTCTTCTCTGACCCGAGAGGTCCGGGCGAACTACAACAAGTTCTGTGAAATTCTCAACAAAATCACCATCATCTGCGATAATACTTTTGGTGGCCAGGCAGCATTGGACGAGAAGTTTGAGAGGTTCAACAGCCCTGGTCCCAAAACACCCATTACCGAAACCTTCAACTTTAGTCGGCGAGATGACCATTCGAATCCTCAGGACCAGAAGCAGGCATTCTATGAACTACTTCACGTAGCCGTACAGGCCATACCTCGATGTCTGTCTCCAGACATACCCATACCTTTCAACACTCTCATCAATCTGCTCTGTACCGGAACGGCCCATGTCCAATCAAATATTGCCGAATCCTCGGCGCGGTCTCTGAAGGCTATCGCTCGACAGTCGCATGCCCATCAGGTCACAATGGGCTTCGCACGGTTCATCTTCAATTTCGATGACCGCTATTCAACCATGTCAGATGGCGGCATGTTGGGACCTGGCCATATTGAGAAGACTTTGATGCTCTATATCGAACTTCTTCATATCTGGATTGAGGAAATCAAGCAAAAGACGAGGGAGGCCACGACTGAAAACGGTGAGCCCACTGGCGATAAGCGTGGGATCAAACTTGACTTGTCCAGCGTATGGGCAGAAGTCGATCAAGTCGAGGCACATGGCCTGTTCTTCCTATGCTCACAATCTCGACGTGTTCGATATCACGCGGTCAACGTGCTACGATTGATCAGGGAGTTTGACGGTGTCTTAAGAAAGccaggcggtggtgggcaagaGACACAGAGACTTATTGACATCCTCGAAAATGACTCCATGCAAGTCATGAACTTCAATGATGAACAGTTATCAGTAGCGGAACGCagccgccagcagcgaggGATGCAGACAAACAGCCAAGGAGCCTTGATCGAACTCTGCACCAGCGATATGTCCTATGACACAACCCTGTGGTTCAAGATCTTCCCCAACTTTATCCGAATCGCCTTTGACAAATGCCCCTTCACTATCACATTAACACGAGATTTAGTCTGCGAGCGGATTCTTCAGCTTTACAAGGTCATCACAGTACTCTCGGAGCCATCACGAGGGTTACATTACAACGACATTAATAGTGCCCGCCTCACAGCCAAGACGCCAACAAGCCAGcaagagggtgttgttgagcagTGGAAGCTGTACCTTGTATTTGCGTGCACAACGTTGGCAGATCCGGGTAGTGGTCCCAATGGAGCGAGCAATGGGCAACATGGTCGAAAGGGGTCTACGGCTGCCGAAAAGATTGGTTCAGCCCGCACTCTCTTCAAATACCTAAATCCCTTGCTCTCCGTCTCGTCCGCCTCGATACGGGAAGCAGTAGTAATAGCGATGGGCTCTATCAACGTCCACATCTATCGCACTCTTCTCGAGGAACTTCAAGGCCATGTCGGGCGCTGCAATGATGACGCTAGGCAACGGATTCATCAGCGTACCAACAGCAGTCCGCGACGGAACCGAAAGATGGATATATTACGGACTGAAATCACTCATGTCTACAAGTTGACATCACACTTCTTGAAGCAACAGGAAGTGTATCAGGATGAGTGGATTCTCAATAATCTGGTCGGATATGCCAGGGACCTCAAGATCTTTTTGATGGATGGAGAAGTTCAAATGGACTGGGAGTTCCAGAAACTCAGGCGTCATTATTGCGGGCTTATGGAGGAGCTTTTTGAGGGTATTAACCGAACCGATGATCCATCTAGATGGATGACATTTGAAGCTCGAAAGTCGGCATTTGCTCTGATGGAGGATTGGTGCGGTTTCTCGCCGAACCAGCCACAAATCCGACAAAGAGAAGACAACATGAGGAAGTCAGTGATTGATCaaaaggctgtgggtgaaCGTGGCACTGTCACGGCAGCTATGGAGATTGAAAAGAGGAACCTTAGAACGGCGGCACTCAGTGCCATGGCGTCTCTATGCGGCGGACCCATCAGCCTTACCACCGACGGTAGCTCTTCTCGGCAGTTCGATGTGAGGCGGATGCTGGCTTGGATTGAGGCCATCTTCAATTCTGGCAGCGATCGTATGAATGTCATCGGCAGGAGAGCTCTCAAGAACCTGATTGTCCACAACCAGGAGTTTGTATATCTCCTCGAACACTGCATCTCGCGATGCTACCTTGCTGAAGTGCCCAAGGTGCTGGAGAGTTACTTTACTGTCGTGACCGAGGTCATTCTGGAGCACCCCGAGAACCCCTGCCCCTTTTGGAAGCTTCTGGGTCTTTGTCTGTTTATGCTGGGTAACGACCAAAGCAAGATCAGATCTAAGGCGGCACACCTCCTTCGAGCACTTGAAGAGCgccaaccacaacccaagAGCTCCAAACTCCAAGACTTCGACATTAGTATATCGGATAAGACAAAGGCTGTCTATAAGCTCGCTCAGTTCGAGATATCCAAGAGGCTGGCCAAACGACACACCGAACTGGCGTTTCACATCTTCTCCGAGTTTACGTTCTACTTTAAGGAACAACAAGGATCAGCCCAAAGGAACATCGTGGCTGTCATCCTTCCTTGGGTACAATCAGTCGAACTCAAAGTCGACCCGAATGGCGGTCCAATTGCCCAGTCATATGTACTGCTGGCCAACCTGCTTGAGCTCACCATCAAGTCTAGTGCGGCTTTGCACAATGAAGTGCAGGCACTCTGGCAGGCGTTGGCTACGGGACCTCATCCTGGGAATGTGAGACTCATCCTCGATTTTATCATGTCGCTTTGTCTTGAGCGGAGGGAGCAGAACTTTGTAGAATATGCCAAGCAGATTGTGGTCTTTTTGGCGAGTACCAGTATCACCCCGGGCAACAAGGTGGTGGAATTCTTGTTGTCGCAGATCACGCCTAAGACGATGGTTCCGAATGAGAAGCGGgaagcttctcctccgccgccggaTAATATTGAGAAGCTGCCTTACTATGCGGATTTGGCCGTAGTCCTTCCTGTTGGTACGAAGCAGGCTGGCTTTTCGCTTGGACAACTGTCTttgatcttgttggtggATCTCATGGTTGCGCCTGTGAGCCTTACCGCGGAGAATGTCCCTAATCTTTTGCAGGTGGTGACGGTGCTCTGGGATCACTACACGCCACTGGTGCAGGAGCAGGCTCGGGAGATGCTAGTGCATTTGATTCATGAGCTTGTCATCTCTcagcttgatgatgatgccccGGTGGAGACAAGGAAGTCGATTGAGGATCTCATTGATGCTATTCGACGCCATGACCGATCTGTGGTGTGGGGGTACGAGGACAGCAATGGCAAGGTCAACGAGCATGACAATAAAGTCCCTCCGAGTATGGAGTATTTGACTACCGAGGTTGTCAAGACTTTTGAGCTTACCTTCCCTGGCATCAAAGACCAATGGGGCCGGCTATCACTCACGTGGGCAACCTCGTGTCCTGTCAGACATCTTGCCTGTCGGTCTTTTCAGATTTTCAGGTGTATTCTCACTTCGTTGGATCAGCATATGCTTGGGGACATGCTCGCTCGCTTGTCGAACACTATTGCGGACGAGGATATGGAGATTCAGTCGTTTTCGATGGAGATACTCACTACCTTTAAGACCCTGATCGTCAAGCTTGATGCAGAGAAGCTGTTGGCTCTTCCACAACTCTTCTGGACGACATGTGCCTGTCTGGAGTCAATCAATGAGTGCGAGTTTCTGGAAGCGGCGGAGATACTGAATGAGTTCTTGGACAAACTGGACTTTGGGTCTGCCAATGTGCGAAGGCTTCTCTATGATGGACAGCCTTCCAAGTGGGATGGGCCTTTTGAGGGTTTGCAGCCACTTCTTTACAAGGGGTTGCGGTCGTCGACGTGTCTTGACTCGACATTGCGGACGCTGGAAAGACTTGTGCAGTTGCCGAGCGATGCCCTGATTGGAGACGATACTCGTCTGTTCTTTACCATCATTGCCAACTTGCCAAGGCTTCTGAATGTTATTGATCAGAAGATattggaggaagaggtggttcAGACGGCGAACTCGCTGATGAGTGTGGCGTATGAGCGAGACTTGAGGAGTATTGCGCTGGTTCTTGACAAGTACCTGGCGAACATGTACTCCTCTGGGGAAGATTTTGTCTCGCAGATGCTGGCGGCTCTTCAAGACTACTTTCTGCCAGCACTTGACTTTCACATGATTGCCATGCTGATGGGCTTCCTGACCAACGCGACTGCCTgggtcaagatcaagacgatgaggattCTCAGGGTAATCATCCCCGAAGTCGACATGAGGAAGCCGGAAATCGCGAGCCATGGCTCAGATATGATTTCACCCTTGCTACGACTGTTGCAAACAGAGTACTGCATGGAAGCCCTCGAGGTTCTTGATAACATCATGACCATGTCCGGTTCCACCATGGACAAGCAGCACCTCCGCATGAGCATGACCCGACCCACCTCCAAGGCCGTCCGAAAAGAATACGAGCGCACTCAAAGTCTCTTTGGCATCCCAGAAACTTCCGGTTGGGCGGTTCCCATGCCAGCCAAAAAGACTGACTCTACCCGCGCCAACATCCACGCCGCATTCTACATGTGCCAGTCGATCGAAGGCATAGCCGCCgagccaaccccaacgcccGAGGTTGAATTCCACAACGATGAGTTCCCCTATGGCTATTTCTCCACCTCGGACAGGGCGGACACCATGATGTCAGACGACATAAGGGATAACCCCCCCATGGGCGACCTCGTCTCCAAACTTGACAGTCTAGACGACTTCTTCGACGACCTCTCCACCAGCCCACCGTCCGATGGCCGTTCCTCCAGGACAGTGACAGAATTCTCTCCTGACGCCTTCGAATCCGACGCTCAACTCTACGACGAGCAAATCCTCCCTATTCTGCACCAGGCTTCCTCAAACACAAGTAGCATGTCCTTCCAAAACGGCTTTGCCGATCGCCCCTCTTTTGTTTTACCAACAAACGGTCTAGTAGCAGCCAACACGATGACGCCGGGGGCGTTCTCGGTAACTATGACCGGCACTGGAGGCGGCCCAGGTCCCGCAAACATCACCCCTCCAAGCGCTATCCTCCGTCCTGGTCTTCACGCTCGTTCGGTAACTTCCCCTTCGGCACCGTATCACCATCAGCTGGATTTTGCCTCGGATGACGAGCATGATACaccccagcagcagaatTTTGTGGAGGATGTCTTTtctgatggggatgatgaacGCCCAACTACGGATGGAGGGAATGGGAATAGTAGTCCGTTTTTCTTGGAGAGCATGATTAGGAAGGGGGGCTTGAGAggaaggttgaggggggtggggacTGGAGGGGCAAGGGAGAGGTTGCCTAGTGTGCAGGGGGTGTCACCAAGATCTCAACAGCAGTCACGAGCGCCGTCTGCaatggggggagagggatttgagggggcgagggagcAGGGGATGGTGTTGCAGCAGAGGTTGCAGATGGGTAGTTTTGGGGGGCAGGGGTTTGGGAATAGGGAGTTGTTGtag